In a single window of the Bacillus mycoides genome:
- a CDS encoding proline--tRNA ligase, whose translation MKQSMVFSPTLREVPADAEIKSHQLLLRAGFMRQNASGIYSFLPFGLKVLHKVERIVREEMERAGAVELLMPAMQASELWQESGRWYSYGSELMRMKDRNAREFALGATHEEVITDLVRDEIKSYKKLPLTLYQIQTKFRDEQRPRFGLLRGREFLMKDAYSFHATQESLDEVYSGLYKAYSNIFARCGLNFRAVIADSGAMGGKDTHEFMVLSDVGEDTIAYSDTSDYAANIEMAPVVATYTKSDEAEKALEKVATPDQKAIEEVSAFLNIAAEKCIKSMVFKVDAKLVVVLVRGDHEVNDVKVKNVYGASVVELASHEEIKELLNCEVGSLGPIGVTGDIEIIADHAVASIVNGCSGANEEGFHYVNVNPERDFKVSQYTDLRFIQEGDQSPDGNGTILFARGIEVGHVFKLGTRYSEAMNATFLDENGKTKPLIMGCYGIGVSRTVAAIAEQFNDENGLVWPKSVAPFHVHVIPVNMKSDAQREMGGNIYNSLQEQGYEVLLDDRAERAGVKFADADLFGLPVRVTVGKKADEGIVEVKVRATGESEEVKVEELQTYIANILK comes from the coding sequence ATGAAACAAAGTATGGTATTCAGTCCTACATTACGTGAAGTTCCAGCAGATGCTGAAATTAAGAGTCATCAATTATTACTTCGCGCAGGGTTTATGCGTCAAAATGCTTCTGGTATTTATAGTTTTCTACCATTTGGTTTAAAAGTGTTACACAAAGTAGAACGTATTGTTCGTGAAGAAATGGAGCGCGCAGGGGCAGTAGAACTATTAATGCCAGCTATGCAAGCTTCTGAATTATGGCAAGAATCAGGTCGTTGGTATTCTTACGGATCAGAATTAATGCGTATGAAAGATCGTAATGCTCGCGAGTTTGCGCTAGGGGCAACTCATGAGGAAGTAATTACAGATCTTGTACGTGATGAAATTAAATCATACAAAAAACTACCATTAACATTATATCAAATTCAAACAAAATTCCGTGATGAGCAAAGACCACGTTTCGGTTTATTACGCGGAAGAGAATTTTTAATGAAAGATGCGTATTCTTTCCATGCAACACAAGAAAGTTTGGATGAAGTATATAGCGGTTTATACAAAGCGTATTCTAATATCTTTGCTCGTTGTGGTTTGAATTTCCGTGCAGTTATCGCTGATTCTGGAGCAATGGGTGGAAAAGATACACACGAATTTATGGTGTTATCTGATGTAGGTGAAGATACAATTGCGTATTCTGATACATCTGATTATGCGGCAAATATTGAAATGGCTCCTGTTGTTGCTACGTATACGAAGAGTGATGAAGCCGAAAAAGCACTTGAAAAAGTAGCAACTCCAGATCAAAAAGCTATTGAAGAAGTATCTGCATTCTTAAATATCGCAGCGGAAAAATGCATTAAATCTATGGTGTTTAAAGTAGATGCGAAATTAGTAGTAGTACTTGTTCGTGGCGATCATGAAGTCAATGATGTAAAAGTGAAGAATGTATACGGAGCTTCAGTCGTTGAGCTTGCTTCACATGAAGAAATAAAAGAGTTATTAAACTGTGAAGTGGGTTCTTTAGGACCGATTGGTGTTACAGGGGATATCGAAATTATCGCTGACCATGCTGTAGCATCAATTGTCAACGGATGTTCAGGAGCGAACGAAGAAGGATTCCATTATGTAAATGTAAATCCAGAACGTGACTTTAAAGTAAGTCAATATACAGATTTACGCTTCATCCAAGAAGGAGACCAATCTCCAGATGGAAATGGAACAATTCTTTTCGCACGTGGAATTGAAGTTGGTCATGTATTCAAATTAGGAACTCGTTATAGTGAAGCAATGAACGCAACGTTCCTAGATGAAAACGGAAAAACAAAACCACTTATTATGGGTTGTTACGGTATCGGTGTATCTCGTACAGTGGCAGCAATTGCAGAGCAGTTTAATGATGAGAATGGTTTAGTTTGGCCAAAATCTGTTGCACCGTTCCATGTGCATGTAATTCCAGTAAATATGAAATCTGATGCACAACGTGAAATGGGTGGAAATATCTATAACTCATTACAAGAGCAAGGATACGAAGTATTACTAGATGATCGTGCAGAACGTGCGGGTGTTAAATTTGCAGATGCAGATTTATTCGGCCTTCCAGTTCGTGTTACAGTTGGTAAAAAAGCAGATGAAGGTATTGTAGAAGTGAAAGTACGTGCTACAGGCGAGTCTGAAGAAGTGAAAGTAGAAGAACTTCAAACATATATTGCTAATATTTTAAAATAA
- the rseP gene encoding RIP metalloprotease RseP, with protein sequence MNTAIAFILIFGALVFFHELGHLYFAKRAGILCREFAIGFGPKIFSFEKNETVYTIRLLPLGGYVRMAGEDADTVELKPGKKVGLVLNEKDEVVKLVFDGHEKYPNVRVIEVEQADLEHNLTILGYEEYEEELQTFRVNEKARIISVGEEIQIAPYNRQFGSKKLGQRALTIFAGPAMNFILAFVIFVILGFVQGVPVDKPMVGKVMENSAAEQAGLKENDTIQAINGKNTSTWKDVVTIVRENPNKEITLHVKRDSEQFNVKVTPTLDKEGKDEVGRIGVYSPVEKTVMGSIKSGFEQTYEWTKLIFDSLVKLVTGQFSINELSGPVGIYNLTDQVVDYGFTRVLSLAAVLSINLGLFNLLPVPALDGGRLFFFLIEALRGKPIDRQKEGMVHFIGFALLMLLMLVVTWNDIRKFFL encoded by the coding sequence TTGAATACAGCGATTGCCTTTATATTAATTTTCGGTGCACTCGTATTTTTCCATGAGCTAGGGCATCTATATTTCGCAAAAAGAGCAGGTATTTTGTGCCGCGAGTTCGCGATTGGTTTTGGTCCGAAAATATTCTCATTTGAAAAGAATGAAACGGTGTATACGATTCGATTACTGCCCCTTGGTGGCTATGTAAGAATGGCTGGCGAGGATGCGGACACAGTTGAGTTAAAACCTGGAAAAAAGGTTGGACTTGTATTAAATGAAAAAGACGAAGTTGTGAAATTAGTTTTTGACGGACATGAAAAATATCCAAATGTTCGTGTCATTGAAGTCGAACAAGCTGATTTAGAGCATAATCTTACAATTTTGGGTTATGAAGAGTACGAGGAAGAGCTGCAAACATTCCGAGTAAATGAAAAAGCTCGTATCATTTCTGTGGGAGAAGAAATTCAAATCGCTCCGTACAATAGACAATTTGGCTCTAAAAAATTGGGCCAACGTGCTCTAACAATCTTTGCAGGTCCTGCAATGAACTTTATTCTAGCATTTGTTATTTTTGTGATTCTTGGATTTGTACAAGGAGTTCCTGTTGACAAACCAATGGTCGGAAAAGTAATGGAGAATAGTGCTGCAGAACAAGCTGGATTAAAAGAAAACGATACGATTCAAGCAATCAATGGGAAGAACACTAGTACATGGAAAGATGTTGTAACGATTGTACGTGAAAACCCAAATAAAGAAATTACGTTACATGTAAAGCGTGATAGTGAGCAATTTAATGTGAAAGTAACACCAACGCTTGATAAAGAAGGAAAAGACGAAGTTGGTAGAATTGGTGTTTATTCTCCTGTAGAGAAAACAGTGATGGGTTCTATTAAATCAGGGTTTGAACAAACATACGAATGGACGAAACTAATTTTTGATTCTCTTGTGAAATTAGTAACGGGTCAATTTTCTATTAATGAGTTGTCAGGTCCAGTAGGAATTTATAATCTAACAGATCAAGTTGTAGATTATGGATTTACGCGTGTACTAAGTTTAGCGGCAGTTTTAAGTATTAACCTTGGTTTATTTAATTTATTACCAGTCCCAGCTTTAGACGGTGGACGTTTGTTCTTCTTCTTAATTGAAGCATTACGAGGAAAACCAATTGATCGTCAAAAAGAAGGAATGGTTCACTTTATTGGGTTTGCATTATTAATGTTGCTTATGTTAGTTGTAACATGGAATGACATCCGTAAGTTTTTCTTGTAA